CAAGAAGCGGAAGTATGAGTTGGGGCACCCAGCTGCCAGCACCAAGATTGGCCCCCGCCGCATCCACACAGTCCGTGTGCGGGGAGGTAACAAGAAATACCGTGCCCTGAGGTTGGAcgtggggaatttctcctggggCTCAGAGTGTTGTACTCGTAAAACAAGGATCATCGATGTTGTCTACAATGCATCTAATAACGAACTGGTTCGTACCAAGACCCTGGTGAAGAATTGCATCGTGCTCATCGACAGCACACCGTACCGACAGTGGTACGAGTCCCACTATGCACTGCCCCTGGGCCGCAAGAAGGGATCCAAGCTGactcctgaggaagaagagattttaaacaaaaaacgatctaaaaaaattcagaagaaatatgatgaaaggaaaaagaatgccAAAATCAGCAGTCTCCTGGAGGAGCAGTTCCAGCAGGGCAAGCTTCTTGCATGCATCGCTTCAAGGCCGGGACAGTGTGGCCGAGCAGATGGCTATGTGCTAGAGGGCAAAGAGTTGGAGTTCTATCTTAGGAATAAGGCCCGGAAAGGCAAATAAATCCTTGTTTTGTCTTCACCCATGTAATAAAGGTGTTTACTGTTTtgttcccaaaaaaaaaaaaaaaaaaaaaaagaaggtgccCTTTCCCCTACACCTTAATTAATTGTGACTCAGAGCAGATCTATTAGAAATGGTTCCCCTACTACACTTATTATCTCTTCGGTGACCTTCTGTCCCTACCCCTTAAGGCTCAGGGACTTCTCCAAGCCGTGGCTCTGGCACCCCAGGTTTCCCCCTGTGGTCACCATGAACTAGACTCCCTCCAGCAAAGGGCACAACTGTCACCACAGCTCAAGGGCATCTTGGAGTACAGCTGTACACAATCCAAAAGAATCACAGGTGATTCTGATTAGAAGAGATTCTGAGGGACATCCTATCACTACCCGCTTCTCTACCACACCCGCATACCTCCCAGCTACACATTCATCCTGACAGCTCAGCAGACATTATTCAGACTTAGGGAAGGTGTGAATCCACAGATAGTTCACCTGCCATCCAAGGCAGAACCATGTCTCTCAGCTTCCTTGGTCACTGAGTAagcaacaccctttttgtacagaGTACAAAAGTACCCTTTGTCTCATTAAAAACTCTTAGAAgccagcctggcatggtggttcaggctgcaatcccagcacttttttgggaggccaatgtgggaggaatgcatgaggccaggagttgaaggccagcctgggcaatatggcaagaacctatctcttaaaaaaaattattttcttttctttactttgtgtgtttcattttttgtttttgtttttgttttgaggcagggtctcgctctgtcacccaagctgaagtacagtggcatgaacacagctctctgtaatctcaacctcctgggctaaagcaatcctcccaccttagcttcctgagtagctgggactacaggcatgtgccatcatacccagctaattttttatttttttagtgatgagatcttgctatgttgcccaggctagtcttgaatccctgggctcaagcaatcctcctgccttgccccaccaaagaagtgctgggattacaggctgagccaccatgccaggccaaaagtgtcttaaaaacaaacaaacaaacaactattGGAAGCCAAATGAATCCTGACTTAGCTGTTACTGTAGATTCTGTTGATAATAGTTGCTTAAACTCAACTCTGTCCCCACCATCCCACACTTGGATGCTAAGATCAAAGTTGCCTAGTTGCTTCCAGATTCGTTCAAtatgcatttattgaacactacTTCCTAGGTAATTTGCCAGGCACTTGAGTAAAAGGGTGAGGTACAgaatcttctcatttttttctcatcccaCAGAAAGTCCTACTTTCTCACAACCAATAAGCCTCATATCAACAGCAAATTCCAAGTTGCACAGAGACTATCACATTTGCAATCTTCTTGTTTTTCTGAAACAAGCATTAGCATAAACAGTAACAGCAATGACTTGGGCCatgctcttgcctataatcctagcactttgggaggccaaggcaggaggattgcttgagctcaggagtttgggacaagcctgggcaacatagtgagacccccatctctatttaaaaaaataaaaaaaaacaaaaaaacttatttataCTCTAATTATTCTGGGCCAAAAATGGGAGTTTGAACTCAACTCATATACTATTTTTGTAGATTGTTACATGTAACCCTAGGTATCATATTTACCAGTTGTCTatttccccatcttttttttgagacagggtttgtcacccaggttggagtgcagtggtgcaatctcagctcactgcaacatctgcctcctggacttcagcgatcctctcacctcagcctcccgagtaactgcgACTACAgttatgcaccaccacacccagctaattttgtatttttttgtagagttgaggtgtcaccatgttgcccaggctggtttcaaactcctaggctcaagcaatctgcccatttcagcctcctgaagtgctaggatgacaggcatgagccacctcgcccagcctgccCACCTCAtttggtgaaaccccctctctctctcactgtgctATTCCTATTAATTTTCCCACACCCTCCATTCTGTCTCAAACACTAAGAGTTCAAACATCTCTTCTCCAGTGATCTTAACCTTGGACTTAgaattttccccatttcttaatAGTACCTCTCGTCCCTGGCTGTTCTTTAGCATAACATCAACTCAgtcaaatgaaataaacaaacatttacaGAGTGAAGGGGAAGGAAAGATGGGAAGGGGACAGCTGTGATTACTGACCCATCCTGCCCCAGCTTTCCCTCACTAGAAGTGGTTTTTGGTACAAACTCAGAATGGCAgttaagaagaaaaaagcctTGTTTCTTATGCTTTCCTAAAGACCAGCAAGGAACAACtggaatttgaaatgtaaaaaaataccatttacaatagcaccaacaaaaatcaaaacaaaacaaaaactacttaggcccaaatctaacaaaataaatacagGATCTATATGAGAAAAACTACATAACACTGGTGAAGAAAATCagagatctaaataaatgaagagagagTCCATgttacaagatcaatatacaaaagccAGTTTCTGTCATATACTaaataccagcaatgaacaattgggatttgaattttattttatttattattattattttgagacagggtcttgctctgtcacccaggatggagtgcagtggcatgatcatagctcaatgcaggccccacctcctgagctcaaacaatcctcacctcagcctcacaagtagctaggactacaggtgcatgccaccatgcctggctcgtcggaaaaaaaaattttttttttttttttatagagatggggtcttgttatgttgcccaggctggtcttgaacacctgagctcaagagattcctcctgttttggcctcccaaagtggaattacaggtgtgagccactgtgcctggctgggatttgaaatttaaaaaaaaaagataacatttatAAGCCTTATTTCTTGGAGTCATGTGGTTCAAGTGAACACCTTAGCTTGGTGATTTGCAGTTTCAACTTGACTATGCCCTTTAACCAGAAATCCTGGGGTTGTTGAGCCCTTTCCATGTAGTAGCCTAGACCTCATCTTCAATTTTGAGTCAAAATGGATTTTTGAGCAGTTCTAATAGTCACTGGATTCCTCTGAGGTACTAtttgttgacatttttttttctccaagccTCTTTCATTTAGGCAGCCAAATTTTCCTCAGAgacttccattcctcattttcaAACCTTCCTGCCTCTTTTGCTTCCAGCTGGTTGCTGAACTTCAGTCTGACATTTCCAACGGTACCTCCAGCCTACAGCAAGTGTCCTGCCTTTGTGGCCTGTTTCCCGGCCATTGTCTGGCTTCTCTGTTCTTCATTCCCCTTTATCTctactccttccctcctcctccccagtgcACAGGTCAGGCATTCAAGGGTGGACGTATCATGGACAACTCTGATTTGAGTTGTTTTCTCTGAAACAAATATTTGCATACGTGACCCTCCCCCGCCCCGCCATTTACCATATGGCTTTTCCTCCATCCCAGCCAGAGGAGCTCtcaaattcatatatatttttggaaatgAAGTTTTCCCCAGATG
The Pongo abelii isolate AG06213 chromosome 8, NHGRI_mPonAbe1-v2.0_pri, whole genome shotgun sequence genome window above contains:
- the LOC100937203 gene encoding small ribosomal subunit protein eS8-like, whose product is MPVFLGALSALSSQRRATGISRDNWHKRRKTGGKRKPYHKKRKYELGHPAASTKIGPRRIHTVRVRGGNKKYRALRLDVGNFSWGSECCTRKTRIIDVVYNASNNELVRTKTLVKNCIVLIDSTPYRQWYESHYALPLGRKKGSKLTPEEEEILNKKRSKKIQKKYDERKKNAKISSLLEEQFQQGKLLACIASRPGQCGRADGYVLEGKELEFYLRNKARKGK